In Anoplopoma fimbria isolate UVic2021 breed Golden Eagle Sablefish chromosome 7, Afim_UVic_2022, whole genome shotgun sequence, the DNA window TAGATAAATAACTTGTTAAATCAGACGTGTTTTCAGTGTGGTTTTGCTCTAGGAAGAAGTTTGTGCTGAAGAATGAGCTTGTTTGTTCTCCAGCTTGTGATGTGACTGCTGACTAAACAGCAACGCCACTGTATCCACGAGTCATTCTGGATCAAATGTTCAGCTCAACTTTGAATataatcacaaacacacaggcctCAGCTTGGCCTGCAGGCTGACATTCTATCACACTGTGTGACATCGCACTGTATGTGACTTGAAAATGTCTTGAGTAATCGCTGCGAAGTTTAAAACTAAAGGGGATTTAATGAAAAAGGTGAAAACTATATGAAAAGACACTTGTTCTGCGACTAAAAACAAGGAATTTGACCAAAggcttttcaaaacacacacacacacacttcttcagaaatcaataaatgaaacagaCCTTGTGAAAAACATTGGACCCTGGCATGCCTAAAAACAAAGTCCAACTACAAAGAGAGCCAAGTTTCAGGCTTGAAAAGAGCACACTATAATTGTGGGACCCATGGTGAGCAATTACAAGCGAAGAACAAGAGGGATGAAGATAGAAGGGAGTGGGTGAGAAGAATAGATAAATGTCCAAAGAAAGGGCTAATTTTGGTATCGTCAGGGCTCCGTTCCACCTCCTGCACTGACGgagacaagcagacagacacactgaggGCCTCTCCTGCTGCGACGACCCTAAGTTCAGTCAGAGGagcaggattttattttttttattttcagtcataGCTGTTGTGGATGTTTCCAAGGTGCTCAGTGTGAGTCTAACTGGTTCAAGCAAAAAAATCCCCGAGGTGTTCATTAGCCGGGACACCGAGGCCCTGAACGCCTCCCGCCGGGGCTCTATTTGCTGTGATGGCGAAGTTTAAACACCAGAGTCCCAAAGCTACCGCACACGGTTATGAAGAGGGAGGACGGGAAAAAGATATcatacagaaacacagaatcTTTGAGAGGGTCCGTTTGCTTCTTGAcactttaaagatttaaaatgatatatatcgAAGacaatcacattatataaaataaacactgtcCTCTAGTGAATTCACAGTGAACTCATGTCATGTTTGGAATAATCACTTCTAGGTTTGAAGCAAGAGCAAATGAGAAAGAGCTAAAAAGGCGtcaagaaaattatttttttcccacccaACAAATTGTGCAGAAAATAGtttcaaataatataataaaatatgtttctaaaatTCATTACCCACCAAAGCTTTTAAGGTAGCGTGTCTTCCTCCAGGGCTAATGTTAGCTGAGTAGCTAATAGCAGCCTCTATTTTTTCGGTATCGTCTTAATATCTTTTCTGAAATCCACATGAGAAGGAATAATTACAAACCAGTACACAAAAAGTACCTCACAGcctacgtttttttttaaagtacattcctttattttacaatacaaatataataactAGAAATGATTTGGCAGGGAAACAATGAGTGAAAAGGGGCGTCGCAGTGAAACGTATTCAGAACTTCATTGAGAATAAAGGTTTATTTAGCATTAACACACTCTTCACACACTCTTTCCTTCGCACCGGCTAGCCTAAATAAGTTTGTTATAAGACACATAAGCAAGCTGCTGATTGAACTAATGTCATGGGCCGGACGGGAAACACAAAACCTGTGAGCTGGAATGATTAATTGACGGCCCCTTGGTGGTTTATTCACCAATGATTTGACCTTAGATGGTCTTTAAAGCTCAAAGTTCAGCTATGGATGAAAAACTGCAGAAACTAAGCTATAAGTGAAATGTACAcgttttctattttttccttTGGTAACCTGCTGGAGAATTCAAATGTGCATAGATCTTCTGATACGCCACAAATGGTCTAACATGAGTATTAAGttactttataaaaacaaagagcGTTGTCAGTGAACATGTGtctgatgatgtgtgtgtaaactatttatttttcaaaatttcaaAGTAGATACAAtattcattctgtttttaattcCCATGAAATCAACGATGACACAATAAGTTATAAATAAAGAACCGCTCCCGCATCCTCCGTCCTGCTTTTCTGCTCCAAACAACGTCCAGTTTCCTCTCCCAATAAATCAAAAGCGGTGCGAGTGAAGATATCATAAATAACAACTGAAGACAAAatagagacaaaaacatgggtataaaaaaaatatgtgatgaCCTTTCCTCTTTCGCTTTCTCACTGAAATGAGAGATCTGTGAAGAGACCGTGAGATATGGCAAGGACTGTGTGTTCACAAAGGAAATATTGACCCTATGCTCTGTTAGCATAGCGATGCtaatgcaacattttcttttaaaatgcgTGTACAAGGGCAGTATGGACATGGCAAAGCAGTGAGTGAGCACGTACTGTCTTATGAGGACTGTGGAGTGTTGAACACACTTGATGCATAACAGGCTGATATTGCTGCAGGCGATATTCACAGTCGACACAACTTTATCATTTGTGGCATCGGAAAAGTTAGCCTCCTTCATACGGCTGACATTATCTTCTGTCAGAGtgacccaaataaaaaaatatccaagaTTTTGAgttcaaaaataaatctgtactttttctttaagCAGTTTTCCTTCATTCGTTACACGTTCTGATACAAACACCAGTTGTTTAATTCAGAACGTGGTGGTTTTGATGTCTGTGAGGCCGCTCAGAGGTCCGTCACTCGCTGTCCTCTCCGGCGGTGGCGGCCTCCAAAGCGGCGAGAGCCTCCGCCACCATGGAGTCCGTCACgctctgcacctcctcctcctcgtcctcgctCTTCATCACCGAGATCCCGCTCTCCACGGTGGAAACGTCCGGGGTCTTTGGAAACCTGAGCCCATCCCTGGTGTCGGCCGAGGATaggctggtggtgctggtgtgGATCTCCACCGACAGGACGCTGCCCTCGTCCCCCGTGTCGCACGGGTACTCCGGCGTCCCCCCAACGCCCTCGTCTATCTCGTCGGCTGACAGGCTCCCGCAGCGGATCCCACACTCGGTGATGGAGTTGTCCCACTCGTTCCTCGTCGTGCTGCGCCCACGCTCGCCGTAGCTCCTCTGGTTCTCGTAGTCCTTCATGTCGGGGTAGACCGGCACCTGGATCGGCCCTTTGTCCTGCATCACCCATCTCGGCCCCAGAGTTTCTGGCTGGATGATGTACAGACCTCCATCTGCGGGTGGTGTGCTCCCCTGCTTGTTCGGCTCCTTGGCGGGTGGATGCGCGGCGTGCAGCCGTTGGTTGACGTGGTTGTTGTCCACCTCTAGTTTCAGTGTGCTGTCGTTGGACTTGCTGTAGCCCAGGTTGTTGAAGCCCTGCTTCTGCTTGTTGTGGCTGTCGAGAGGGCCACTGCCGGGGAGGCGGTGCGGATGGTAGAGCGAGCTGCCCGCAGAGTCGGTCTTCCTCACATCCACCACCTCGGAGGGGTCGTAGATGTAGCTGTGGAGAGACGGACGGAGAGGATTGAGATGAATTTAGAGTTACACTTGACTATCTGATTTCCTCTATCACTGTCTGTCCATCTGACTGGACTCCAGGAGTCAGATGTTACCATGACGatcaatgaaaaacaacatcacATACTGTACGCTGACATTACACACTACAACAAGGATACTTCATCGTGCGGTGGATGCACCTTTCTAAATGCCAATGTTTCATCCAAGGCATTCGAGCACTTGATGTTTACACAGACGGCATCTCTGCCGTGGCTGTGGTGATGTTTGCTCTGCTCATGTGAATGTCAGATATATTATGCAGACAGTTTGttgaaagaaagggagaaaagtGTATATGGAGTTGACTCAGGCCTCTCACTCTTCTCACTCCCATTCTGGTTCAAATTTTAAAATACTGACATCTGCTCAAAGTTGTTGTGGTTTTTGCGTTGGCGTCTCCTGGCTCAgatatcattattttcatttattttattggaaatctcggaaaagaggagaaacatcTAAAATCAAATTGTAATAAAAGAAGAATACATAAAACCATTCTTGGATGCTATCTTATTCAGTCTAATACTAATA includes these proteins:
- the zgc:194930 gene encoding uncharacterized protein zgc:194930, which encodes MGCQCCRMIKSYIYDPSEVVDVRKTDSAGSSLYHPHRLPGSGPLDSHNKQKQGFNNLGYSKSNDSTLKLEVDNNHVNQRLHAAHPPAKEPNKQGSTPPADGGLYIIQPETLGPRWVMQDKGPIQVPVYPDMKDYENQRSYGERGRSTTRNEWDNSITECGIRCGSLSADEIDEGVGGTPEYPCDTGDEGSVLSVEIHTSTTSLSSADTRDGLRFPKTPDVSTVESGISVMKSEDEEEEVQSVTDSMVAEALAALEAATAGEDSE